In Arvicanthis niloticus isolate mArvNil1 unplaced genomic scaffold, mArvNil1.pat.X pat_scaffold_351_arrow_ctg1, whole genome shotgun sequence, the following are encoded in one genomic region:
- the LOC117701955 gene encoding small ribosomal subunit protein mS38, which yields MFLARLTSQLVRTVVPWAGFSRSWPGSGVIGSHAFRPLYNLQPASPSRAASLPGKKAQLELEEFLVPRKMAISPLESWLTVQYLLPRLNVEVPTTLAPSQFYKCPPSQGEEKAKQGVREVWDATPVQCKNVLKIRRRKMNHHKYRKLIKRTRFLRRKVREGRLKKKQIKFEKDLKRIWLKAGLKEAPEGWQTPKIYMKNK from the exons ATGTTCCTGGCGCGTCTGACTTCACAGCTGGTCAGAACTGTTGTTCCCTGGGCAG GTTTCAGTCGTTCCTGGCCTGGCTCCGGGGTGATTGGCAGCCATGCTTTTCGACCCCTTTACAATTTGCAGCCTGCAAGCCCAAGTCGGGCTGCCTCCCTCCCTGGTAAGAAGGCCCAGTTAGAGCTTGAGGAGTTCCTGGTCCCCAGGAAGATGGCCATCAGTCCTCTAGAGAGCTGGCTGACTGTTCAATACCTATTGCCCAGACTGAATGTTGAGGTCCCAACGACTCTGGCTCCCTCCCAATTCTACAAATGTCCACCTAGCCAGGGGGAGGAGAAAGCCAAGCAGGGAGTCAGGGAAGTCTGGGATGCCACTCCAGTGCAGTGCAAAAATGTGCTGAAGATCCGAAGACGGAAGATGAACCACCACAAGTACCGTAAACTGATCAAGAGGACACGGTTTCTACGTCGTAAAGTCCGGGAAGGACGTCTGAAAAAGAAGCAG ATCAAGTTTGAGAAAGACTTGAAGCGCATCTGGCTGAAGGCTGGTCTGAAGGAAGCCCCTGAGGGCTGGCAGACCCCGAAGATATACATGAAGAACAAATAA